Within Streptomyces sp. NBC_00704, the genomic segment ACTACAGCCGCGTGGTGCACGGGGACCAGAAGTTCGCCTACCGGCGCCCGGTGCGCGCCGGTGACCGGCTCACGGTCACCTCGACCATCGAGGCCGTCAAGTCCATGGCGGGCAACGACATCCTGGACATCCGCGGCGAGGTGCACGACGAGGCCGGCGAGCACGTCGTGACCGCCTGGACCAAGCTCGTCGCCCGCGCGGCCGAGCCCGCGGAATCCGCGGAAGCCCCGGCGCGGACCGACGGGAAGGCGTGAGGAAACGATGACGGCGAAGATCGCTTACGACGACGTCGAGGTCGGCACCGAGCTGCCCGCCCGATCCTTCCCTGTGAACCGCGCCACGCTCGTGCAGTACGCGGGGGCCTCCGGGGACTTCAACCCGATCCACTGGAACGAGAAGTTCGCCAAGGAGGTGGGCCTGCCGGACGTCATCGCGCACGGCATGTTCACCATGGCCGAGGCGATCCGCGTCGTCACCGACTGGACCGGCGACCCGGGCGCGCTCGTGGACTACGGCGTCCGCTTCACCAAGCCCGTCGTCGTCCCGAACGACGACCAGGGCGCGGTCATCGAGGTGAGCGGCAAGGTCGCCGCCAAGCTCGACGACCACACCGTGCGGGTCGACCTGACGGTGACCAGCGGCGGCCTCAAGGTCCTCGGGATGTCCCGCGCCGTCGTACGACTGGCCTGAGGCTGCCGACAGCCGACAGCCGACAGCCGACAGCCGACAGCCGGTAGCCGTGGCGAGACGTACGCGGTAGGCGGCAGGGCGTTGGCCGTAGGCCGTCGGCGGTGCGGAGCGGGCGGCAGGCTTGTGCGGTGACGGTAAGGGGCGTTCTCCATGGAGGACGCCCCTTACGCGTTCCCCGTGGCCGGTCCGGCGGGCGGACGCCTGGCCGGACCGGTGTCGGTCCCGTCTCGTAGGCTGGGCGCGTGCAGGAACTCCGTGACGCCCCCCTCGCCCCGCTGACCACCTTCCGGCTGGGCGGTCCCGCCGCCAGGCTGGTGACCGCGACGACCGACGCCGAGGTGATCGCCGCCGTGCGCGAGGCCGACGCCGACGGCACCCCGCTGCTGATCGTCGGCGGCGGATCCAACCTCGTCATCGGCGACAAGGGCTTCCCGGGCACCGTGCTGCGCATCGCCACGCGCGGGTACGAGCTCGTCGGGACGCGGCTCGAACTGGCCGCCGGGGAGGTGTGGACCGACGCCGTCGCCCGCACCGTGGAGGCCGGGCTCGCCGGCGTCGAGTGCCTGGCCGGCATCCCCGGTTCGGCGGGAGCCACCCCGATCCAGAACGTCGGGGCGTACGGCCAGGAAGTCTCCTCGACGATCACCGAAGTCGTCGCCTACGACCGCCGTGCGGGCGAGACGGTCGCGCTCGCCGGTGAGGAGTGCGCCTTCTCCTACCGGCACAGCCGCTTCAAGTCCGACCCCGAGCGGTACGTCGTGCTGCGCGTCCGGTTCGAGCTGGAGGACGCGGGCGGGCTGTCGGCGCCCCTGAAGTACGCCGAGACGGCACGGGCGCTGGGCGTCGAGCCCGGGGGCCGCGTTCCGCTGGCCGACGCCCGCGAGACCGTGCTGAAGCTGCGCGCCGGGAAGGGCATGGTCCTGGACGCGGAGGACCACGACACCTGGTCGGCCGGTTCGTTCTTCACCAACCCGATCCTCGCCGACGCCGACTTCGCCGCGTTCCACGCGCGCGTGCGGGAGCGGCTCGGCGAGGCCGTGGAACCGCCCGCCTACCCGGCCGGACCGGGACACACCAAGACGTCCGCGGCCTGGCTGATCGACAAGGCGGGCTTCACCAAGGGGTACGGCGACGGGCCCGCCCGCATCTCCACCAAGCACACCCTCGCCCTCACCAACCGGGGCACGGCCACCGCGGACGACCTGCTGGAACTGGCCCGCGAGGTGGTCGCCGGGGTGCGTGAGGCCTTCGGCGTCACACTGGTCAACGAGCCGGTGATGGTGGGCGTCGAGCTGTAGGGCGCCCGGCCCCGCCCCACCCCGCCCCGGTCCTGCGCCACGTCAGGCCTGGGCCCCGGCCGCCCGCCGTCGGTCGGTCCCGGATCTAATAGGCCACCCCCACGCCCTGCTTCACGGTTCCCGCGTCCGTCACCATGGTCAGCATCGCGTGGGCCACGTCGGCGCGGCCGATGAAGCGGCCCCTGGGCGGGAAGCCGCCCACGGACGTCCGATAGGAGCAGGTGAGCGGCTTGTTCTGAAGCCGCGGCGGGCGCACGGCCGTCCAGTCCGTGGCGCTGCGCGCCAGCTCGGCCTCCATCTCCCGCAGGTCGGCGTACACGTCCTTCAGGGCCGCCGAGACGAGCGAGCGCATCGTGCGGTCCAGGGCGCCGTCGCCCTCGGCGGGCGGGCCGACCGGGGCGGCGCTCACCACGAGCAGCCGGCGCACGCCCTCCGCCTCCAGGGCCGTCAGCACGGTGCGGGTGAGCCGTGCGGCGACGCCGGCGTCCTTGCGCCGGCGTGCGCCGAGGCCGGACAGGACCGCGTCGCGGCCGGTCACCGCGGCGCGCAGCGGGCCCGCGGCGGTCAGGTCGGCGCGGACCACCTCCAGCCGTTCGCCGGTGACGCCCAGTCCCGCGGGATCCCGCACCACGGCGGTGACCTCGTGGCCCGCGTCCAGGGCCTGGCGGACGACCTCCCGGCCGATGCCCCCGGTAGCGCCGAAGACGGTGAACCTCATGGTGTGCCCCCTGCTCCACATCCGGTGGGTGAGTGTTCACTCACCCCTGTCTCCTCTAGAGTGGGTAAGCATTCACTCACCCGTCAAGAGGGGGAACCGATGGAGCGACGACCGGCTCGCGTCCGCATCCTCGACGCCGCGCACGAGCTGATGCTCACCGTCGGGCTGGCCCGCGCCACCACCAAGGAGATCGCCAAGGCGGCCGACTGCTCCGAGGCCGCGCTCTACAAGTACTTCGCGAGCAAGGAGGAGCTGTTCACCCGGGTCCTCGCGGAACGGCTGCCCCGACTGAACCCGCTGCTCAGCAGCCTGATCGACGAGCCGGGACGCGGCACGCTGGAAGGCAACCTCACCGAGATCGCCCGTCAGGCCGCCCTGTTCTACGAGGAGAGCTTCCCGATCGCGGCGTCCCTGTACGCCGAGACGCAGCTCAAGCGACGGCACGACGAGGCCCTGCGGAAGCTGGGCGCGGGGCCGCACGTGCCGATCGAGCAGCTCGCAGCCTACCTGCGCGCCGAACAGACGGCGGGCCGGGTACGGGAGGACGCGGACACGTTCGCCGCGGCCTCGCTGCTGCTGGGCGCCTGCGCGCAGCGCGCGTTCGCCTACGACGTGACGGGGGAGCGCCCGGAAGCGGAGGGCTTCGCCGCCCGCCTCGCGCGCACCCTCCTGGCCGCCGTCGCCGCCTGACGGCCCGGCACCCGGCCGATCGCGCAGGCGCAGGAACGCAGGACCGGGGCGCCGCCCGACCGACCGACCACTCAGCCCGCTCGACCGGACCGCCTGCGCAGCTCGCCCGACCGAAAGACCCCCCTGGTCGGTCCGGCTGAGCCGGCCGCCGCTCAGGTAGCCGTCAGCCGTCAGCCGTCAGTCCAGCCGCCAGCCAGTCGTCGACACCTGCCAGGAGCTTCTGCCGGACGTCCTCCGGGGCCGCCGAACCCCGTACCGACTGGCGGGCCAGTTCGGCCAGCTCCTCGTCCGTGAAGGCGTGGTGCTCACGGGCGATGTCGTACTGGGCCGCGAGCCGCGAACCGAACAGCAGGGGGTCGTCGGCGCCGAGGGCCATCGGGACCCCGGCGTCGAACAGGGTGCGCAGCGGTACGTCCTCGGGCTTCTCGTACACCCCGAGGGCCACGTTCGACGCGGGGCAGACCTCGCAGGTCACGCCCCGTTCGGCCAGCCGCTTCAGCAGCCGGGGGTCCTCGGCCGCGCGCACCCCGTGTCCCAGGCGGTCGGCGTGCAGGTCGTCGAGACAGTCGCGGACGGACATCGGCCCGGTCAGCTCGCCGCCGTGCGGGGCGGACAGCAGCCCGCCGTCGCGGGCGATCGCGAAGGCCCGGTCGAAGTCCCGTGCCAGGCCCCGGCGTTCGTCGTTCGACAGCCCGAAGCCGATCACCCCGCGGTCGGCGTAGCGCACCGCCAGCCGGGCCAGGGTGCGGGCGTCCAGCGGGTGCTTCATGCGGTTCGCCGCGACCAGCACCCGCATCCCGAGCCCGGTCTCGCGCGAGGTCGTCTCCACCGCGTCGAGGATGATCTCCAGCGCCGGGATCAGCCCGCCCAGCCGGGGCGCGTACGACGTCGGGTCGACCTGGATCTCCAGCCAGCCCGAGCCGTCCCTGAGGTCCTCCTCCGCGGCCTCGCGCACCAGACGCTGTATGTCCTCGGGCTCGCGCAGACAGGAACGGGCGGCGTCGTACAGGCGCTGGAAGCGGAACCAGCCGCGCTCGTCGGTGGCGCGCAGCTTCGGCGGCTCCCCGCTCGTCAGCGCCTCGGTCAGCGCCTCCGGCAGGCGCACGCCGTGCTTGTCGGCCAGTTCCAGCACGGTGGCGGGCCGCATCGAGCCGGTGAAGTGCAGGTGCAGATGGGCCTTCGGCAGTTCAGAGACATCACGTACGCGCTCCATTCAGGAATCCTGCCGCACGCGGGCGTCCTCCGGATAGCCGATTCCCCGAACGTGGTCTTGCTCGCACACAGCAGCGGGCCGCCTCCCGGGGAAGACGGCCCGCGACCACTCATGTGAGCAGGCTGGGAAGAGGGTCAGTCCCTGGCCTCCGCCAGCAGCTTCTGGACGCGGCTCACGCCCTCGACGAGGTCCTCGTCGCCCAGCGCGTACGACAGGCGCAGGTACCCCGGGGTGCCGAACGCCTCGCCGGGCACCACCGCGACCTCGGCCTCCTCCAGGATGAGCGCGGCCAGCTCGACCGTGTCCTGCGGGCGCCTGCCGCGGATCTCCTTGCCGAGCAGCGCCTTCACCGACGGGTAGGCGTAGAACGCGCCCTCGGGCTCCGGGCAGAGCACGCCGTCGATCTCGTTGAGCATGCGCACGATCGTCTTACGGCGCCGGTCGAACGCCTCACGCATCTTCTCCACGGCCGACAGGTCGCCGGAGACGGCGGCCAGCGCGGCGATCTGCGCCACGTTGGAGACGTTCGAGGTGGCGTGCGACTGCAGGTTCGTCGCGGCCTTGACGACGTCCTTCGGGCCGATGATCCAGCCCACCCGCCAGCCGGTCATCGCATACGTCTTGGCGACGCCGTTGACGACGATGCACTTGTCGCGCAGCTCGGGGACGACCACCGGGAGCGAGGTGAACGTGGCGTCGCCGTAGACGAGGTGCTCGTAGATCTCGTCCGTCATCACCCACAGGCCGTGCTCGA encodes:
- a CDS encoding pyridoxal phosphate-dependent aminotransferase, translated to MSAATPPTERRVSARVGAISESATLAVDAKAKALKAAGRPVIGFGAGEPDFPTPDYIVDAAVEACKNPKYHRYTPAGGLPELKAAIAAKTLRDSGYEVDPAQILVTNGGKQAIYEAFAAVLDPGDEVIVPAPYWTTYPESIRLAGGVPVEVVADETTGYRVSVEQLEAARTERTKVVLFVSPSNPTGAVYSAEDAEAIGRWAVEHGLWVMTDEIYEHLVYGDATFTSLPVVVPELRDKCIVVNGVAKTYAMTGWRVGWIIGPKDVVKAATNLQSHATSNVSNVAQIAALAAVSGDLSAVEKMREAFDRRRKTIVRMLNEIDGVLCPEPEGAFYAYPSVKALLGKEIRGRRPQDTVELAALILEEAEVAVVPGEAFGTPGYLRLSYALGDEDLVEGVSRVQKLLAEARD
- a CDS encoding NAD(P)-dependent oxidoreductase, with amino-acid sequence MRFTVFGATGGIGREVVRQALDAGHEVTAVVRDPAGLGVTGERLEVVRADLTAAGPLRAAVTGRDAVLSGLGARRRKDAGVAARLTRTVLTALEAEGVRRLLVVSAAPVGPPAEGDGALDRTMRSLVSAALKDVYADLREMEAELARSATDWTAVRPPRLQNKPLTCSYRTSVGGFPPRGRFIGRADVAHAMLTMVTDAGTVKQGVGVAY
- a CDS encoding MaoC family dehydratase; the encoded protein is MTAKIAYDDVEVGTELPARSFPVNRATLVQYAGASGDFNPIHWNEKFAKEVGLPDVIAHGMFTMAEAIRVVTDWTGDPGALVDYGVRFTKPVVVPNDDQGAVIEVSGKVAAKLDDHTVRVDLTVTSGGLKVLGMSRAVVRLA
- a CDS encoding TetR/AcrR family transcriptional regulator, with the translated sequence MERRPARVRILDAAHELMLTVGLARATTKEIAKAADCSEAALYKYFASKEELFTRVLAERLPRLNPLLSSLIDEPGRGTLEGNLTEIARQAALFYEESFPIAASLYAETQLKRRHDEALRKLGAGPHVPIEQLAAYLRAEQTAGRVREDADTFAAASLLLGACAQRAFAYDVTGERPEAEGFAARLARTLLAAVAA
- a CDS encoding UDP-N-acetylmuramate dehydrogenase; translation: MQELRDAPLAPLTTFRLGGPAARLVTATTDAEVIAAVREADADGTPLLIVGGGSNLVIGDKGFPGTVLRIATRGYELVGTRLELAAGEVWTDAVARTVEAGLAGVECLAGIPGSAGATPIQNVGAYGQEVSSTITEVVAYDRRAGETVALAGEECAFSYRHSRFKSDPERYVVLRVRFELEDAGGLSAPLKYAETARALGVEPGGRVPLADARETVLKLRAGKGMVLDAEDHDTWSAGSFFTNPILADADFAAFHARVRERLGEAVEPPAYPAGPGHTKTSAAWLIDKAGFTKGYGDGPARISTKHTLALTNRGTATADDLLELAREVVAGVREAFGVTLVNEPVMVGVEL
- a CDS encoding adenosine deaminase, whose amino-acid sequence is MERVRDVSELPKAHLHLHFTGSMRPATVLELADKHGVRLPEALTEALTSGEPPKLRATDERGWFRFQRLYDAARSCLREPEDIQRLVREAAEEDLRDGSGWLEIQVDPTSYAPRLGGLIPALEIILDAVETTSRETGLGMRVLVAANRMKHPLDARTLARLAVRYADRGVIGFGLSNDERRGLARDFDRAFAIARDGGLLSAPHGGELTGPMSVRDCLDDLHADRLGHGVRAAEDPRLLKRLAERGVTCEVCPASNVALGVYEKPEDVPLRTLFDAGVPMALGADDPLLFGSRLAAQYDIAREHHAFTDEELAELARQSVRGSAAPEDVRQKLLAGVDDWLAAGLTADG
- a CDS encoding FAS1-like dehydratase domain-containing protein, which gives rise to MALDQSFVGRTYPPTDPYEVGREKIREFAEAVGDAHPAYTDPDAAKALGHPDVIAPPTFVFSITFKAAGQVVQDPQLGLDYSRVVHGDQKFAYRRPVRAGDRLTVTSTIEAVKSMAGNDILDIRGEVHDEAGEHVVTAWTKLVARAAEPAESAEAPARTDGKA